One Candidatus Methylomirabilota bacterium genomic window carries:
- a CDS encoding ABC transporter substrate-binding protein, with protein MKAWRTLAMMLAVCALAAPDWTAVPAQAQVRGGTIRIGMDADNTTMDPHRSTAAVDRQVYNNIYGKLVDIDSKFGIVPQLAQSWDVKNGGLTYVFKLRRGVKFHDGTDFNAESVKWNFDRMRDPALASPRRSEIAPVKDVKVVDPSTVEIALSAPFTPFLSVLSDRAGMMVSRAAVEKYKDDFARNPVGTGPFRFVEWVKDDHLTLRRFDGYWEKGLPHLDEVVYRPIPDSSVRFTAMRTGQIDFMHQIHPKDVAAAKAERGLRVSEIPSLWWQGIHLNNQVAPFSAKALRQAIWYAVDRPVIQRVVYYNQGGPAWSPFPPSMWAQDRDFTDWRRDPAKARAKLAEGGMPNGLSFTIKGWNQPTQVQELQIIQVQLKEIGVDMKIELLEFGKLLADLNGHNFVALRLGWSGRPDPDGNAHVFLHSKGGLNRVRYGNPKMDELLDQARSEADQAKRKALYTQVTRLGAEDAPYIWLHHDAEVKVWAEQVKGFEHISDGMIRLKGVWLEKR; from the coding sequence ATGAAGGCTTGGCGTACGCTGGCGATGATGCTCGCGGTCTGCGCGCTCGCCGCGCCGGATTGGACGGCGGTGCCCGCCCAGGCGCAGGTCCGCGGCGGGACGATCCGGATCGGCATGGACGCCGACAACACCACCATGGATCCCCACCGCTCCACGGCGGCGGTCGACCGGCAGGTCTACAACAACATTTACGGCAAGCTCGTCGACATCGATTCCAAGTTTGGCATCGTGCCCCAGCTGGCCCAATCCTGGGACGTCAAGAACGGCGGGCTCACCTACGTCTTCAAGCTCCGCCGCGGCGTCAAGTTTCACGACGGCACCGACTTCAACGCCGAGAGCGTGAAGTGGAACTTCGACCGGATGCGCGATCCGGCGCTGGCCTCGCCGCGCCGGAGCGAGATCGCGCCGGTCAAGGACGTCAAGGTCGTCGACCCCTCCACGGTCGAGATCGCGCTGAGCGCGCCCTTCACGCCGTTCCTGTCGGTGCTCAGCGACCGCGCGGGCATGATGGTCTCGCGGGCCGCGGTCGAGAAGTACAAGGATGATTTCGCGCGCAACCCCGTCGGCACCGGCCCCTTCCGCTTCGTCGAGTGGGTGAAGGACGATCACCTGACGCTCCGCCGCTTCGACGGCTACTGGGAAAAGGGCCTGCCCCACCTCGACGAGGTGGTGTACCGGCCGATCCCCGACTCGTCCGTGCGCTTCACCGCCATGCGCACGGGCCAGATCGACTTCATGCACCAGATCCACCCCAAAGACGTCGCCGCCGCCAAGGCCGAGCGCGGCCTTCGGGTCAGCGAGATCCCGAGCCTCTGGTGGCAGGGCATCCACCTCAACAACCAGGTGGCGCCGTTCAGCGCCAAAGCGCTGCGGCAGGCGATCTGGTACGCGGTGGACCGGCCGGTCATCCAGCGCGTCGTCTACTACAACCAGGGCGGGCCCGCCTGGAGCCCGTTCCCGCCGAGCATGTGGGCCCAGGATCGTGACTTCACCGACTGGCGGCGCGACCCCGCCAAGGCCAGGGCCAAGCTGGCCGAGGGGGGGATGCCCAACGGCCTCTCGTTCACGATCAAGGGGTGGAACCAGCCGACGCAGGTCCAGGAGCTCCAGATCATCCAGGTCCAGCTCAAGGAGATCGGCGTGGACATGAAGATCGAGCTCCTCGAGTTCGGCAAGCTGCTGGCCGATCTGAACGGCCACAACTTCGTCGCCCTGCGCCTGGGCTGGTCGGGGCGGCCGGACCCCGACGGCAACGCCCACGTGTTCCTGCACTCCAAGGGGGGCCTCAACCGCGTCCGCTACGGCAATCCGAAGATGGACGAGCTGCTCGATCAGGCGCGCAGCGAGGCCGACCAGGCCAAGCGCAAGGCGCTCTACACCCAGGTCACGCGTCTCGGCGCCGAGGATGCGCCCTACATCTGGCTCCATCACGACGCCGAGGTGAAGGTGTGGGCGGAGCAGGTGAAGGGCTTCGAGCACATCTCGGACGGCATGATCCGGCTCAAGGGAGTCTGGCTCGAGAAGCGCTGA
- a CDS encoding DUF1326 domain-containing protein produces the protein MPTAPAGKKTRWYLKGQGYEFCNCDFGCGCNFGGFPNSKDGSCRAFVGLNIKDGACGTVRLARVKCASILAWPKAIHEGNGKAVFVVEPAASEEQVEALGQIFTGKLGGLPWELLGTTFTVLGVVKAKITIEGKGRQSAFRAEGVGEGRGGTFKNPVTGEEHRAEVHLPEGFIWKKGECGEGSFRATAAGLSVASDKSNWIYYGFDWSNR, from the coding sequence GTGCCGACCGCACCTGCCGGAAAGAAGACCCGCTGGTACCTGAAAGGTCAGGGCTACGAGTTCTGCAACTGCGACTTCGGCTGCGGCTGCAACTTCGGGGGCTTCCCCAACTCGAAGGACGGCAGCTGTCGGGCGTTCGTGGGGCTGAACATCAAGGACGGGGCCTGCGGCACCGTGCGCCTGGCCCGCGTCAAGTGCGCCAGCATCTTGGCCTGGCCGAAGGCCATCCACGAGGGAAACGGCAAGGCCGTCTTCGTGGTCGAGCCCGCCGCCAGCGAGGAGCAGGTGGAGGCTCTCGGCCAGATCTTCACCGGAAAGCTTGGAGGCCTGCCCTGGGAACTCCTGGGCACGACCTTTACGGTCCTCGGCGTCGTCAAAGCCAAGATCACGATCGAAGGCAAGGGCCGCCAGAGCGCCTTTCGCGCCGAGGGCGTCGGTGAGGGGCGAGGAGGCACCTTCAAAAACCCGGTGACCGGGGAAGAACATCGCGCCGAGGTCCACCTGCCCGAGGGCTTTATCTGGAAGAAGGGCGAGTGCGGTGAGGGGTCATTTCGGGCGACGGCGGCCGGGCTCTCGGTGGCCTCCGACAAGAGCAACTGGATCTACTACGGGTTCGACTGGTCGAACCGTTAG
- a CDS encoding ABC transporter permease encodes MLTFVGRRLLATIPLLFLVSLVVFSFVHVLPGDPAVLFLGEEATPETLAQFRTRLGFDRPLTAQYAEWLGGALQGNLGRSLRTNQPVTEAILQRLPVTLELLAAALLVSLAIAIPMGIVSAVKRNSGVDLMSTVFALVGFSMPNFWLGLILIYVFALFLRWLPPSGFVPLPADLADNLRSLILPAITLGTALAALVTRQLRSGMLEVLRQDYVRTAQAKGLSQRLVVGKHALKNALIAVVTVVGLQIGGLLGNTIITETLFALPGVGRLMIDAIFSRDFFIVQGVILFLAVGYVLSNLVVDVVYSYLDPRIRLR; translated from the coding sequence GTGCTGACGTTCGTCGGCCGCCGCCTGCTCGCGACGATCCCGCTGCTGTTCTTGGTGAGCTTGGTGGTCTTCTCGTTCGTCCACGTCCTGCCCGGCGATCCCGCCGTCCTCTTCCTCGGCGAAGAGGCCACGCCGGAGACGCTGGCCCAGTTCCGGACCCGCCTGGGCTTCGATCGACCGCTCACCGCCCAATACGCCGAGTGGCTGGGCGGCGCGCTGCAGGGCAACCTGGGCCGCTCGCTGCGCACGAATCAGCCGGTGACCGAAGCGATCCTCCAGCGCCTGCCCGTGACGCTGGAGCTGCTGGCCGCCGCGCTCCTGGTGTCGCTGGCCATCGCCATCCCGATGGGCATCGTCTCGGCGGTCAAGCGCAACTCGGGCGTGGATCTGATGAGCACAGTGTTCGCCCTCGTCGGCTTCTCCATGCCCAACTTCTGGCTGGGCCTGATCCTCATCTACGTCTTCGCCCTTTTCCTGCGATGGCTGCCGCCCTCGGGGTTCGTGCCGCTCCCGGCCGACCTCGCCGACAACCTGCGCTCGCTGATCCTGCCGGCCATCACCCTGGGCACCGCGCTGGCGGCCCTGGTGACGCGGCAGCTCCGCTCGGGGATGCTCGAGGTGCTCCGGCAGGACTACGTGCGGACGGCGCAGGCCAAGGGGCTGAGCCAGCGTCTGGTGGTCGGCAAGCACGCGCTGAAGAACGCGCTGATCGCCGTGGTGACCGTGGTGGGGCTGCAGATCGGCGGCTTGCTCGGCAACACCATCATCACCGAGACGCTCTTCGCGCTCCCCGGCGTGGGACGGCTGATGATCGACGCCATCTTCAGCCGCGACTTCTTCATCGTCCAGGGCGTCATTCTCTTCCTGGCGGTGGGGTACGTCCTCTCCAACCTGGTGGTGGACGTCGTCTACTCCTACCTCGATCCGCGCATCCGCCTGCGCTGA